From the genome of Suricata suricatta isolate VVHF042 chromosome 3, meerkat_22Aug2017_6uvM2_HiC, whole genome shotgun sequence, one region includes:
- the PRSS56 gene encoding serine protease 56 isoform X3, which produces MLPPVLLLLLPFPAPPSVDGHPLYLHLPPSTLQALSAQGTKALQAAQRSAQWAVNRVAMEIQHRLHECRGCANHTAPCPGPARPRPQPQQPAAPGPCGERRPSPVNVTRAHGRIVGGSAAPPGAWPWLVRLQLGGQPLCGGVLVAASWVLTAAHCFAGAQNELLWTVTLAEEPRGEQAEEVPVNRILPHPKFDPRTFHNDLALVQLWTPVSWAGAVRPVCLPQGPREPPAGTACAIAGWGALFEDGPEAEAVREARVPLLSADTCRRALGSELHPSSMLCAGYLAGGIDSCQGDSGGPLTCSEPGPRPREVLYGVTSWGDGCGEPGKPGVYTRVAVFKDWLQEQMSGSRAAGARFPKRTPEPREEASGCPGLETLQQKLATLQGAHAWILQVPSEHLAMDFHEVLADLGSKTLSGLFRAWVRAGLGDRHVVFGGLVGLEPATMARSLPRLLVQALHAFRSAALAEAAGPQMGARQSGGPERKGHHPLSPQIPSARGP; this is translated from the exons ATGCTGCCgcctgtgctgctgctgctgctgcccttcccagccccaccGTCTGTCGATGGGCACCCACTGTACCTGCACCTGCCCCCCAGCACCCTGCAAG CCCTGTCAGCCCAAGGGACAAAAGCGCTGCAGGCTGCCCAGAGGAGCGCCCAGTGGGCAGTAAATCGAGTGGCAATGGAGATCCAGCACAGACTCCACGAGTGCAGAGGCTGCGCGAACCACACGGCCCCGTGCCCCG GACCTGCGCGTCCTAGACCACAACCTCAGCAACCAGCTGCGCCAG GGCCGTGTGGCGAGAGGCGCCCGAGCCCGGTCAACGTGACGCGAGCCCACGGCCGCATCGTCGGGGGTAGCGCTGCACCGCCCGGGGCCTGGCCCTGGCTGGTGAGGCTGCAACTCGGGGGACAGCCTCTGTGCGGTGGCGTCCTGGTGGCGGCGTCCTGGGTACTCACCGCGGCGCACTGCTTCGCGGG CGCCCAGAACGAGCTTCTGTGGACGGTGACGCTGGCCGAGGAGCCCCGAGGGGAGCAAGCGGAGGAGGTGCCGGTGAACCGCATCTTGCCCCACCCCAAG TTTGACCCGCGGACCTTCCACAACGACCTGGCCCTGGTGCAGCTGTGGACGCCGGTGAGCTGGGCAGGGGCGGTGCGCCCTGTGTGCCTGCCCCAGGGGCCCCGGGAGCCACCCGCCGGCACAGCTTGCGCCATCGCGGGCTGGGGGGCCCTTTTCGAAG ACGGGCCGGAGGCTGAGGCGGTCAGGGAGGCCCGAGTGCCCCTGCTCAGTGCTGACACCTGCAGACGGGCCTTGGGGTCCGAGCTGCACCCCAGCAGCATGCTCTGTGCGGGCTACCTGGCCGGGGGCATCGATTCCTGCCAG GGTGACTCTGGAGGCCCCCTGACCTGTTCTGAGCCTGGCCCCCGCCCCAGGGAGGTGCTGTACGGGGTCACCTCCTGGGGGGACGGATGCGGAGAGCCAGGGAAGCCCGGAGTCTACACTCGCGTGGCCGTGTTCAAGGACTGGCTCCAGGAGCAGATGAGCG GATCGCGGGCTGCAGGAGCGAGGTTCCCGAAGCGGACACCGGAGCCGCGAGAGGAAGCGAGCG GCTGCCCTGGGCTGGAGACGCTGCAACAGAAGTTGGCCACCCTTCAAGGCGCCCATGCCTGGATCCTGCAGGTCCCATCAGAGCACTTGGCCATGGACTTTCATGAG GTCCTGGCAGATCTGGGCTCCAAGACCCTGAGCGGCCTCTTCCGAGCCTGGGTGCGGGCGGGCTTGGGGGACCGGCACGTGGTCTTCGGCGGCCTGGTGGGCCTGGAGCCAGCCACGATGGCCCGCAGCCTCCCCCGTCTGCTGGTGCAGGCCCTGCATGCCTTCCGCTCGGCTGCCCTGGCAGAGGCAGCGGGACCCCAGATGGGTGCAAGGCAGAGTGGGGGGCCGGAGCGGAAGGGGCATCACCCACTGAGCCCTCAGATTCCTTCAGCCAGGGGGCCATGA
- the PRSS56 gene encoding serine protease 56 isoform X2 — MLPPVLLLLLPFPAPPSVDGHPLYLHLPPSTLQALSAQGTKALQAAQRSAQWAVNRVAMEIQHRLHECRGCANHTAPCPGPARPRPQPQQPAAPGPCGERRPSPVNVTRAHGRIVGGSAAPPGAWPWLVRLQLGGQPLCGGVLVAASWVLTAAHCFAGAQNELLWTVTLAEEPRGEQAEEVPVNRILPHPKFDPRTFHNDLALVQLWTPVSWAGAVRPVCLPQGPREPPAGTACAIAGWGALFEDGPEAEAVREARVPLLSADTCRRALGSELHPSSMLCAGYLAGGIDSCQGDSGGPLTCSEPGPRPREVLYGVTSWGDGCGEPGKPGVYTRVAVFKDWLQEQMSELRSLAHTLLGLLRGAQDLLGPSPGMRRLAPGLARPALSLLEPPRHPAREQRLHPGSRAAGARFPKRTPEPREEASGCPGLETLQQKLATLQGAHAWILQVPSEHLAMDFHEVLADLGSKTLSGLFRAWVRAGLGDRHVVFGGLVGLEPATMARSLPRLLVQALHAFRSAALAEAAGPQMGARQSGGPERKGHHPLSPQIPSARGP; from the exons ATGCTGCCgcctgtgctgctgctgctgctgcccttcccagccccaccGTCTGTCGATGGGCACCCACTGTACCTGCACCTGCCCCCCAGCACCCTGCAAG CCCTGTCAGCCCAAGGGACAAAAGCGCTGCAGGCTGCCCAGAGGAGCGCCCAGTGGGCAGTAAATCGAGTGGCAATGGAGATCCAGCACAGACTCCACGAGTGCAGAGGCTGCGCGAACCACACGGCCCCGTGCCCCG GACCTGCGCGTCCTAGACCACAACCTCAGCAACCAGCTGCGCCAG GGCCGTGTGGCGAGAGGCGCCCGAGCCCGGTCAACGTGACGCGAGCCCACGGCCGCATCGTCGGGGGTAGCGCTGCACCGCCCGGGGCCTGGCCCTGGCTGGTGAGGCTGCAACTCGGGGGACAGCCTCTGTGCGGTGGCGTCCTGGTGGCGGCGTCCTGGGTACTCACCGCGGCGCACTGCTTCGCGGG CGCCCAGAACGAGCTTCTGTGGACGGTGACGCTGGCCGAGGAGCCCCGAGGGGAGCAAGCGGAGGAGGTGCCGGTGAACCGCATCTTGCCCCACCCCAAG TTTGACCCGCGGACCTTCCACAACGACCTGGCCCTGGTGCAGCTGTGGACGCCGGTGAGCTGGGCAGGGGCGGTGCGCCCTGTGTGCCTGCCCCAGGGGCCCCGGGAGCCACCCGCCGGCACAGCTTGCGCCATCGCGGGCTGGGGGGCCCTTTTCGAAG ACGGGCCGGAGGCTGAGGCGGTCAGGGAGGCCCGAGTGCCCCTGCTCAGTGCTGACACCTGCAGACGGGCCTTGGGGTCCGAGCTGCACCCCAGCAGCATGCTCTGTGCGGGCTACCTGGCCGGGGGCATCGATTCCTGCCAG GGTGACTCTGGAGGCCCCCTGACCTGTTCTGAGCCTGGCCCCCGCCCCAGGGAGGTGCTGTACGGGGTCACCTCCTGGGGGGACGGATGCGGAGAGCCAGGGAAGCCCGGAGTCTACACTCGCGTGGCCGTGTTCAAGGACTGGCTCCAGGAGCAGATGAGCG AGCTGCGCTCGCTGGCGCACACCCTCCTGGGCCTGCTGCGGGGCGCTCAGGACCTGCTCGGCCCGAGCCCAGGGATGCGGCGCCTGGCCCCGGGCCTGGCTCGCCCCGCTCTGTCGCTCCtagagcctcccaggcaccccgcccGCGAGCAGCGGCTGCACCCAG GATCGCGGGCTGCAGGAGCGAGGTTCCCGAAGCGGACACCGGAGCCGCGAGAGGAAGCGAGCG GCTGCCCTGGGCTGGAGACGCTGCAACAGAAGTTGGCCACCCTTCAAGGCGCCCATGCCTGGATCCTGCAGGTCCCATCAGAGCACTTGGCCATGGACTTTCATGAG GTCCTGGCAGATCTGGGCTCCAAGACCCTGAGCGGCCTCTTCCGAGCCTGGGTGCGGGCGGGCTTGGGGGACCGGCACGTGGTCTTCGGCGGCCTGGTGGGCCTGGAGCCAGCCACGATGGCCCGCAGCCTCCCCCGTCTGCTGGTGCAGGCCCTGCATGCCTTCCGCTCGGCTGCCCTGGCAGAGGCAGCGGGACCCCAGATGGGTGCAAGGCAGAGTGGGGGGCCGGAGCGGAAGGGGCATCACCCACTGAGCCCTCAGATTCCTTCAGCCAGGGGGCCATGA
- the CHRND gene encoding acetylcholine receptor subunit delta, whose translation MEGPLLMLGLLAALAVCGSWGLNQEERLIRHLFEEKGYNKELRPVAHKDESVQVSLALTLSNLISLKEVEETLTTNVWIEHGWTDPRLRWNAEEFGNIHVLRLPSDLLWLPDIVLENNNDGSFQISYACNVLVNPTGYVYWLPPAIFRSSCPISVTYFPFDWQNCSLKFSSLKYTAKEVTLSLKQEEKEGRVYPVEWIEIDPAGFTENGEWEIVHRPAKINVDPSVPLDSPGHQSVTFYLIIRRKPLFYVVNILVPCVLISFMINLVFYLPADSGEKTSMAISVLLAQSVFLLLISKRLPATSMAIPLIGKFLLFGMVLVALVVVICVIVLNIHFRTPSTHVLSDRVKKLFLETLPELLHMSRPAEAGPGPGALIRRSSSLGYISKAEEYFLLKSRSDLMFEKQSERHGLVRRLTTARRPPAGSEQAQQELFSELRPAVDGANFIVSHLRDQNNYNEEKDCWNRVARTVDRLCLFVVTPIMVVGTAWIFLQGAYNQPPPQPFPGDPFSYHEDDKRFI comes from the exons ATGGAGGGGCCGCTGTTGATGCTGGGGCTGCTGGCTGCCCTGGCCGTGTGTG gcagCTGGGGCCTGAACCAGGAGGAGCGGCTGATTCGGCACCTGTTTGAAGAGAAAGGCTACAACAAGGAGCTCCGGCCGGTGGCTCACAAGGATGAGAGTGTGCAGGTCTCCCTCGCCCTCACGCTCTCCAACCTCATCTCCCTG AAAGAAGTTGAGGAGACCCTCACCACCAACGTGTGGATTGAGCAC GGCTGGACAGACCCCAGGCTGCGGTGGAACGCTGAAGAATTTGGAAATATCCATGTCTTGCGCCTGCCCTCTGACTTGCTGTGGCTCCCAGATATAGTGCTGGAGAACAA CAATGACGGCTCCTTCCAGATCTCCTACGCCTGCAATGTGCTCGTCAACCCCACGGGCTATGTGTACTGGCTGCCGCCCGCCATCTTCCGCTCCTCCTGCCCCATCTCCGTCACCTACTTCCCCTTCGACTGGCAGAACTGCTCCCTCAAGTTCAG TTCACTCAAGTACACGGCCAAGGAGGTCACCCTGAGTCTGAAGCAAGAGGAAAAAGAGGGCCGCGTCTACCCTGTGGAGTGGATTGAAATCGACCCTGCGGGCTTCACAG AGAATGGGGAGTGGGAGATAGTGCACAGGCCAGCCAAGATCAACGTGGACCCCAGTGTCCCGCTGGACAGTCCCGGCCACCAGTCTGTCACCTTCTACCTCATCATCCGCCGCAAGCCCCTCTTCTATGTCGTCAACATCCTGGTGCCCTGCGTCCTCATCTCCTTCATGATCAACCTGGTCTTCTACCTGCCGGCTGACA GTGGCGAGAAGACATCAATGGCCATCTCAGTGCTCCTGGCCCAGTCCGTCTTCCTGCTGCTCATCTCCAAGCGGCTGCCCGCCACGTCCATGGCCATCCCCCTCATCGGCAA GTTCCTGCTCTTCGGCATGGTGCTGGTGGCCTTGGTGGTCGTGATCTGTGTCATCGTGCTCAACATCCACTTTCGCACACCCAGCACCCACGTGCTGTCTGACAGGGTCAAGAAG CTCTTCCTGGAGACCCTGCCCGAACTCCTGCACATGTCGCGCCCCGCAGAGGCCGGGCCGGGCCCGGGGGCTCTCATCCGGAGGAGCAGCTCCCTGGGCTACATCTCCAAGGCCGAGGAGTATTTCTTGCTCAAGTCCCGCAGTGACCTCATGTTCGAGAAGCAGTCAGAGCGGCACGGGCTGGTCCGGCGCCTCACCACCGCAC GCCGGCcgccagcaggctctgagcaagcgcaGCAGGAGCTCTTCAGTGAGCTGAGGCCTGCTGTGGACGGAGCCAACTTCATCGTCAGCCACCTGAGGGACCAGAACAACTACAATGAG gagaaGGACTGCTGGAACCGAGTGGCCCGCACAGTGGACCGACTCTGCCTGTTTGTGGTGACACCCATCATGGTGGTGGGCACGGCCTGGATCTTCCTGCAGGGCGCCTACAACCAGCCTCCGCCTCAGCCCTTCCCCGGGGACCCCTTCTCCTACCACGAGGACGATAAGCGCTTCATCTAG
- the PRSS56 gene encoding serine protease 56 isoform X1 has protein sequence MLPPVLLLLLPFPAPPSVDGHPLYLHLPPSTLQALSAQGTKALQAAQRSAQWAVNRVAMEIQHRLHECRGCANHTAPCPGPARPRPQPQQPAAPGPCGERRPSPVNVTRAHGRIVGGSAAPPGAWPWLVRLQLGGQPLCGGVLVAASWVLTAAHCFAGAQNELLWTVTLAEEPRGEQAEEVPVNRILPHPKFDPRTFHNDLALVQLWTPVSWAGAVRPVCLPQGPREPPAGTACAIAGWGALFEDGPEAEAVREARVPLLSADTCRRALGSELHPSSMLCAGYLAGGIDSCQGDSGGPLTCSEPGPRPREVLYGVTSWGDGCGEPGKPGVYTRVAVFKDWLQEQMSATPSGREPSCRELLAWDPPGEPQADSAPPCAFYSRVCPGPAVACARLAHQQCLQRRRRCELRSLAHTLLGLLRGAQDLLGPSPGMRRLAPGLARPALSLLEPPRHPAREQRLHPGSRAAGARFPKRTPEPREEASGCPGLETLQQKLATLQGAHAWILQVPSEHLAMDFHEVLADLGSKTLSGLFRAWVRAGLGDRHVVFGGLVGLEPATMARSLPRLLVQALHAFRSAALAEAAGPQMGARQSGGPERKGHHPLSPQIPSARGP, from the exons ATGCTGCCgcctgtgctgctgctgctgctgcccttcccagccccaccGTCTGTCGATGGGCACCCACTGTACCTGCACCTGCCCCCCAGCACCCTGCAAG CCCTGTCAGCCCAAGGGACAAAAGCGCTGCAGGCTGCCCAGAGGAGCGCCCAGTGGGCAGTAAATCGAGTGGCAATGGAGATCCAGCACAGACTCCACGAGTGCAGAGGCTGCGCGAACCACACGGCCCCGTGCCCCG GACCTGCGCGTCCTAGACCACAACCTCAGCAACCAGCTGCGCCAG GGCCGTGTGGCGAGAGGCGCCCGAGCCCGGTCAACGTGACGCGAGCCCACGGCCGCATCGTCGGGGGTAGCGCTGCACCGCCCGGGGCCTGGCCCTGGCTGGTGAGGCTGCAACTCGGGGGACAGCCTCTGTGCGGTGGCGTCCTGGTGGCGGCGTCCTGGGTACTCACCGCGGCGCACTGCTTCGCGGG CGCCCAGAACGAGCTTCTGTGGACGGTGACGCTGGCCGAGGAGCCCCGAGGGGAGCAAGCGGAGGAGGTGCCGGTGAACCGCATCTTGCCCCACCCCAAG TTTGACCCGCGGACCTTCCACAACGACCTGGCCCTGGTGCAGCTGTGGACGCCGGTGAGCTGGGCAGGGGCGGTGCGCCCTGTGTGCCTGCCCCAGGGGCCCCGGGAGCCACCCGCCGGCACAGCTTGCGCCATCGCGGGCTGGGGGGCCCTTTTCGAAG ACGGGCCGGAGGCTGAGGCGGTCAGGGAGGCCCGAGTGCCCCTGCTCAGTGCTGACACCTGCAGACGGGCCTTGGGGTCCGAGCTGCACCCCAGCAGCATGCTCTGTGCGGGCTACCTGGCCGGGGGCATCGATTCCTGCCAG GGTGACTCTGGAGGCCCCCTGACCTGTTCTGAGCCTGGCCCCCGCCCCAGGGAGGTGCTGTACGGGGTCACCTCCTGGGGGGACGGATGCGGAGAGCCAGGGAAGCCCGGAGTCTACACTCGCGTGGCCGTGTTCAAGGACTGGCTCCAGGAGCAGATGAGCG CAACGCCCTCCGGCCGGGAACCCAGCTGCAGGGAGCTTCTGGCCTGGGACCCGCCCGGGGAGCCGCAGGCAGACTCCGCCCCGCCCTGCGCCTTCTACTCCCGCGTGTGCCCGGGGCCCGCGGTCGCCTGTGCGCGCCTGGCGCACCAGCAGTGCCTGCAGCGCCGGAGGCGATGCG AGCTGCGCTCGCTGGCGCACACCCTCCTGGGCCTGCTGCGGGGCGCTCAGGACCTGCTCGGCCCGAGCCCAGGGATGCGGCGCCTGGCCCCGGGCCTGGCTCGCCCCGCTCTGTCGCTCCtagagcctcccaggcaccccgcccGCGAGCAGCGGCTGCACCCAG GATCGCGGGCTGCAGGAGCGAGGTTCCCGAAGCGGACACCGGAGCCGCGAGAGGAAGCGAGCG GCTGCCCTGGGCTGGAGACGCTGCAACAGAAGTTGGCCACCCTTCAAGGCGCCCATGCCTGGATCCTGCAGGTCCCATCAGAGCACTTGGCCATGGACTTTCATGAG GTCCTGGCAGATCTGGGCTCCAAGACCCTGAGCGGCCTCTTCCGAGCCTGGGTGCGGGCGGGCTTGGGGGACCGGCACGTGGTCTTCGGCGGCCTGGTGGGCCTGGAGCCAGCCACGATGGCCCGCAGCCTCCCCCGTCTGCTGGTGCAGGCCCTGCATGCCTTCCGCTCGGCTGCCCTGGCAGAGGCAGCGGGACCCCAGATGGGTGCAAGGCAGAGTGGGGGGCCGGAGCGGAAGGGGCATCACCCACTGAGCCCTCAGATTCCTTCAGCCAGGGGGCCATGA